The Naumovozyma castellii chromosome 4, complete genome genome contains a region encoding:
- the NUP145 gene encoding nucleocytoplasmic transporter NUP145 (ancestral locus Anc_6.180), translated as MFNRTGNGQSLFGNVNASTPTSTPIASSNPLQFNQKNTGGSLFGNVNANAGTSTPSPSGGLFGNNSNNNMGQNNNQGKGGLFSNTANKPTGGLFGNSNNTNTGSLFGNNNTATNGRLFGNNNKNATTASGGLFGNTTTNTNTNNLGGLFGNKQGGSLTSSNPSGGLFGGQGQSIGSLNNPMATNQQMTPPVINSNPYGLNIAAPQQNISKMPESITATISKKKADKFPSTTENSNNLTTHNETKRSFSVTSTNSGFSNSAPPPQVSQSTLFSKLNSRLNSAQIDMTTRGIFSPSYDRPWMNKNASGNSGTLSRGQRNNPASVKDMTHVTYGRNDVSELRKLRIDPNRSAAKKLKLLSGSPSTTKEFNENKEESTHGEVVQTTNVDDGVDDAKINSSPAKETWDQSLKNNSNSVNSDGYWCSPSPEQLLKLPLQQIKCVPGFVIGRKGYGYITFNYDVDLTAFIKDIENELFGKTVIFRPTKTVEVYPDENTKPSIGYGMNVPATITLENIYPVDKITKKPITDASKINELQTLVRKLKNMRGMEFISYNPFGGIWTFKVSHFSVWGLLNEDDAEISEKEVEQTKQELSKERVAEPSMDDSKNELPNENNDLVLKEQDSEDENPFQLYLQEKQYEPDVKDEDFEGLEVNPLLDISTDWVDQLNLAGSSLRSVFTKNAVIVSNGNDEIDLLFSEYNEEIEFSKKVKKERRLASPYHFAKFSPDTSLLIKNVNTSSGICKKELSSKLKNHLIMTTDTIKTHLKHCDIQLHTETNYPYVAFNSLEFQDVLPLVEKVSPTQYNMWKLCSILFDPIGLSYQVDDPKVKETLLKEKRIKSLTSWIVDQVRDEIRDKISMCDNPLDEIFLHLLMNDVVTATKVASDAKNGHLSVLLLFLGSNDPRIRELAELQVGTWKSNGYQVDPSILKIYELLSGTLLQDNTGLRKLSEEFSWLALLGLSLYYGKVDEYTLEDLILAYLPLFKPNYDDPLYVIFQLFGAQDSTENLFKETQLTSRVLDIQFSWYFIQILKFNKIRQFSSETSDIFSLQFIEELKVGHFNKQALYVSCFISDQSIAKTQIDLLVHQDILQLYNMPNTHILDDLKIPFKLIHGALALTDKYKGDHLSEVRNLLLGQYYDEAEIVFRTIVGPELIISSTTSHNNELNILRDLLEKFPKASMEHWSSGLGVFESYLELALDESTDEAILKNLMAELIIFYDLGKHHNTIPVCCTIISQKIISTILSKYKMDLSTEWKDRMLNLPLGHPERSYLRSELSTI; from the coding sequence ATGTTTAATAGAACTGGGAACGGTCAATCGCTTTTCGGAAATGTCAATGCATCAACGCCCACTTCGACACCTATTGCCTCATCAAATCCATTACAATTCAATCAAAAGAATACCGGAGGGAGTTTATTTGGAAACGTGAATGCCAATGCTGGAACTTCCACACCAAGCCCTTCTGGTGGGTTGTTTGGCAACAAtagcaacaacaatatgggtcaaaacaacaatcaaGGTAAAGGTGGTTTATTTAGTAATACTGCTAATAAGCCTACAGGCGGTCTGTTTGGTAATAGCAACAACACTAATACAGGAAGCTTATTTGGGAACAATAATACAGCAACAAATGGTCGATTGTTTGGtaacaataataagaaCGCTACAACCGCATCCGGGGGATTGTTTGGAAACACAACCACAAATACTAATACCAATAACCTAGGAGGTTTATTTGGTAATAAACAAGGAGGATCACTCACATCATCGAATCCATCTGGTGGATTATTTGGAGGGCAAGGGCAATCAATTGgttctttaaataatccAATGGCAACCAATCAACAAATGACACCGCCAGTAATAAATTCCAACCCATATGGATTGAATATTGCTGCTCCCCaacaaaatatatcaaaaatGCCGGAATCAATTACAGCTACTATTTCTAAGAAGAAAGCTGACAAATTTCCTTCTACGACTGAGAATAGTAATAACCTAACGACTCATAATGAAACTAAACGTTCCTTTTCTGTTACCTCTACAAACTCTGGGTTCTCAAACTCGGCTCCACCACCTCAAGTATCTCAGTCCACTTTATTTAGTAAACTAAACTCGAGATTAAATTCTGCCCAAATTGATATGACTACCAGAGGTATATTTTCTCCATCTTATGATAGACCATGGATGAATAAAAACGCTTCAGGAAATAGTGGAACTTTGAGTCGTGGTCAAAGAAATAACCCTGCATCGGTTAAGGATATGACGCATGTTACCTACGGAAGAAATGATGTGTCGGAACTACGTAAACTAAGGATTGATCCCAATAGAAGTGCTGCAAAAAAGTTGAAATTGTTGTCAGGCAGTCCGTCCACAACTAAGgaattcaatgaaaataagGAAGAAAGCACTCATGGCGAAGTTGTTCAAACAACGAATGTCGATGATGGGGTAGACGATGCTAAGATTAATAGCAGTCCAGCAAAGGAAACTTGGGACCAGTCTctgaaaaataattctaattcGGTAAACTCAGATGGATATTGGTGTTCTCCATCACCagaacaattattaaaacTTCCTTTGCAGCAAATAAAATGTGTTCCAGGTTTCGTCATTGGGAGAAAGGGATATGGGTATATCACATTCAATTATGATGTTGATTTAACAGCCTTCATTAAGGACatagaaaatgaattatttggtAAGACTGTAATTTTCCGTCCGACAAAGACCGTCGAAGTGTACCCAGATGAGAACACCAAACCTTCAATTGGATACGGTATGAATGTTCCAGCAACAATTACGCTGGAGAATATTTATCCTGTAGATAAAATTACCAAGAAACCAATAACAGATGCctcaaaaataaatgaactGCAAACCCTTgtaagaaaattaaagaatatgagAGGGATGGAATTCATCTCTTATAATCCATTTGGTGGTATTTGGACCTTTAAAGTTAGCCATTTTAGTGTATGGGGTCTTCtgaatgaagatgatgcAGAAATAAGTGAAAAAGAGGTCGAACAAACAAAACAGGAATTAAGTAAAGAAAGGGTAGCTGAACCATCAATGGATGActcaaaaaatgaattaccaaatgaaaataacGATTTAGTCTTAAAGGAGCAAGATTCTGAAGATGAGAACCCATTTCAGCTTTATTTGCAAGAGAAGCAGTATGAGCCAGATgttaaagatgaagattttgaaggACTAGAGGTTAACCCACTTTTAGACATATCAACTGACTGGGTTGACCAATTGAATCTTGCTGGTTCTTCTCTGCGTTCAGTGTTTACCAAGAATGCAGTTATTGTTTCTAACGGAAACGATGAAATTGATCTTCTATTTTCCgaatataatgaagaaatagaaTTCAGTAAAAAGGTAAAAAAGGAAAGACGTTTAGCATCACCTTACCATTTTGCAAAATTTTCGCCAGATACTTCCCTCCTAATAAAGAATGTTAATACTTCATCTGGGATTTGTAAAAAGGAACTTTCCTCAAAGTTAAAAAatcatttgataatgaCAACAGATACCATCAAAACACACCTGAAACATTGTGATATTCAACTACACACAGAAACAAATTACCCTTATGTGGCATTTAATTCGTTAGAATTTCAAGATGTTCTTCCATTAGTTGAAAAGGTTTCACCTACTCAGTATAATATGTGGAAGTTGtgttcaattttatttgatcCAATTGGACTTTCTTATCAAGTTGATGATCCAAAAGTAAAAGAGACTCTAttaaaagagaaaagaataaaatcATTGACATCCTGGATAGTCGATCAAGTTCGTGATGAAATTAGAGATAAAATAAGTATGTGCGATAACCCTCtagatgaaatttttctcCACTTATTGATGAACGATGTTGTAACTGCCACCAAAGTGGCATCAGATGCTAAAAACGGCCATTTATCTGTCTTACTTCTATTTTTGGGATCTAATGACCCAAGAATCCGTGAACTTGCTGAGTTACAGGTGGGAACCTGGAAATCAAACGGGTATCAAGTTGATCcttcaattttgaaaatatacGAATTATTAAGTGGAACCTTATTACAAGATAATACAGGGTTAAGGAAATTATCAGAGGAATTCAGTTGGCTTGCCTTACTTGgtctttcattatattatgGTAAAGTTGATGAATACACCTTGGAAGACTTAATCTTGGCGTATTTGCCATTGTTTAAACCTAACTATGATGATCCATTATAtgttattttccaattattTGGCGCACAAGATTCTACTGAAAActtatttaaagaaacacAGTTAACCAGCCGTGTTCTTGATATTCAATTCTCCTGGtatttcattcaaattctgAAATTCAACAAGATTCGTCAGTTTTCTTCTGAAACATCAGATATATTTTCGTTacaatttattgaagaactGAAAGTTGGTCATTTCAATAAGCAAGCCTTATATGTTTCATGTTTCATATCTGATCAATCTATTGCTAAGACTCAAATAGACCTATTGGTTCATCAAGATATTTTACAATTGTATAATATGCCAAATACCCACATACTGGATGATTTAAAGATTCCATTTAAATTGATTCATGGGGCTTTAGCTTTGACTGACAAATACAAAGGGGACCATTTATCTGAAGTAAGGAATCTATTGCTGGGACAATATTATGATGAGGCTGAAATAGTTTTTCGTACGATTGTTGGTCCTGAGTTAATCATTTCAAGCACTACCTCacataataatgaattgaatattctAAGAGACTTGTTGGAAAAGTTTCCAAAAGCTAGTATGGAGCACTGGTCATCCGGTTTGGGTGTCTTTGAAAGTTATTTGGAATTGGCTTTGGATGAATCAACAGATGAAGCCATATTAAAAAACTTAATGGCagaattgataattttctACGATCTTGGCAAACATCATAATACTATCCCTGTTTGTTGCACTATCATTTCCCAAAAAATCATCTCAACTATATTAAGTAAATATAAGATGGATTTAAGTACTGAGTGGAAGGATAGAATGCTAAATTTGCCCTTGGGTCATCCAGAAAGATCTTATCTAAGATCAGAACTTTCAactatttaa
- the NBP35 gene encoding Fe-S cluster-binding ATPase (ancestral locus Anc_6.181) — protein sequence MTTEVLPNVTSSTDQVLPPEYSLNEPEPEHCPGPESEMAGKADACQGCSNKDICESLPKGPDPDIPLITENLAGIKHKILVLSGKGGVGKSTFTTMLSWALSADEDLQVGAMDLDICGPSLPHMLGCTAEVVHESNSGWTPVYVADNLAAMSIQFMLPEDDSAVIWRGSKKNLLIKKFLKDVDWDYLDYLVVDTPPGTSDEHISINKYMQESGIDGALIVTTPQEVALLDVRKEIDFCKKAGINILGLVENMSGFVCPNCKGESQIFKATTGGGEALCKELDINFLGSVPLDPRIGKCSDFGESFLDAYPESPASLAVLNVVESLRDAVGDI from the coding sequence atgaCTACAGAGGTATTACCCAACGTCACATCATCGACGGACCAAGTTCTGCCTCCTGAATATTCGCTAAATGAACCAGAGCCAGAACATTGTCCTGGTCCAGAGTCCGAAATGGCTGGTAAGGCCGATGCCTGTCAAGGTTGCTCTAATAAAGATATCTGTGAATCCCTTCCTAAGGGGCCTGACCCTGATATTCCACTAATTACTGAGAATCTAGCAGGGATCAAACACAAGATCCTGGTACTTTCAGGTAAAGGTGGTGTTGGGAAATCTACGTTTACAACTATGTTGAGTTGGGCTCTGTCGGCAGATGAAGATTTACAAGTAGGAGCCATGGATTTGGATATCTGTGGACCTTCGTTGCCACATATGCTAGGGTGTACTGCGGAAGTGGTCCATGAATCAAACTCCGGTTGGACCCCCGTTTATGTTGCTGATAATTTGGCTGCCATGTCTATTCAGTTTATGTTACCAGAGGATGACTCTGCTGTCATATGGAGAGGCTCCAAGAAGAATCTATTAATCAAGAAATTCCTGAAGGATGTAGACTGGGACtatttggattatttggtCGTCGATACTCCTCCAGGAACTTCGGATGAGCATATTTCTATTAACAAATACATGCAAGAATCTGGAATTGATGGCGCCCTTATAGTAACTACTCCACAAGAAGTTGCATTGCTAGATGTAAGGAAGGAAATTGATTTTTGTAAAAAAGCTGGTATCAACATCTTAGGTCTTGTAGAGAATATGAGTGGATTTGTTTGTCCTAATTGTAAGGGAGAATCTCAGATTTTTAAGGCTACCACAGGTGGTGGGGAAGCACTATGTAAGGAGTTAGATATCAACTTCCTTGGGTCTGTACCTTTGGATCCAAGAATAGGGAAGTGTTCTGATTTTGGAGAAAGTTTCTTGGATGCTTATCCCGAAAGTCCAGCATCCTTAGCAGTGTTGAATGTCGTCGAATCCTTACGAGATGCCGTAGGTGATATTTAG
- the LIF1 gene encoding Lif1p (ancestral locus Anc_6.182): protein MEIISCIPVHYDNEEETEEGIGLAKATIDSLPDSIEDLRNLTINDFIICEGSDVHHRKSITIDLLHIFEMEEKNDQKIRMAVWYEWIKLITAHRVCFVELEDSVNFTRWVCRISDEGWKLYMQLESGGLIKQIAQLDLYVLENTEVDLFQMAKTLFNMNCNSNDLLYKAQTNYHAIQEEVDSLKQERALVDKVLEERDNKTRTIVVGLLNEKKKKIAELRKRLLKALPDMPESDISDSEIINKHITNPVSSLNSPGKKGRKAKLKKIGSIKKPDIKRKKLKPSKLVQKPKAEHSDFDDFQFYGISRRTPEKADNMDDDVKLEDPETAGHGSIASRVKPRINLSQKIKQEESVGLEDVPSDEHSLIESTASPNQNTKNVLVKDDEPVEPLTKVDHESNDGTDTSIGTIKDDEGENESESETDTDI, encoded by the coding sequence ATGGAGATTATTAGCTGTATCCCAGTACACTATgacaatgaagaagagacaGAGGAGGGAATTGGGCTAGCCAAGGCCACAATCGACTCATTACCAGATTCAATAGAGGATCTCCGGAACTTGACGATAAATGACTTTATAATATGTGAAGGCAGTGACGTTCATCATAGAAAATCTATTACTATTGACTTACttcatatttttgaaatggaagaGAAAAATGACCAAAAAATCAGAATGGCTGTTTGGTATGAGTGGATCAAATTAATCACAGCTCATAGGGTATGTTTTGTTGAGTTAGAGGATAGCGTGAATTTTACCAGGTGGGTTTGTAGGATATCAGATGAAGGATGGAAACTGTATATGCAGTTAGAATCCGGTGGTTTAATAAAACAGATTGCACAATTGGATCTGTATGTATTGGAAAATACAGAAGTTgatttatttcaaatggCAAAGACATTATTCAACATGAACTGTAATTCAAATGATCTTCTATATAAAGCACAGACAAATTATCATGCCATCCAGGAGGAAGTGGATAGTTTGAAGCAAGAACGAGCTCTTGTGGACAAAGTCTTAGAGGAACGAGATAACAAGACAAGAACGATAGTGGTGGGTctattaaatgaaaagaagaagaaaatagcAGAGCTACGTAAAAGACTTCTAAAGGCATTACCTGATATGCCGGAGAGCGATATATCAGACTCAGAAATTATCAACAAACATATAACAAATCCTGTATCATCACTTAATTCTCCAGGGAAAAAAGGTAGAAAAGctaaattaaagaaaataggTTCTATTAAGAAGCCAGATATTAAGAGAAAGAAGTTGAAGCCTTCAAAATTGGTGCAGAAACCAAAAGCTGAACATAGcgattttgatgatttccaattttatGGTATATCAAGAAGAACTCCAGAAAAGGCTGACaatatggatgatgatgttaaATTGGAGGACCCAGAAACCGCAGGCCATGGTAGCATTGCGAGTAGGGTAAAACCTCGTATCAATCTGTCTCAAAAGATCaaacaagaagaatcaGTTGGTTTAGAAGACGTGCCATCAGATGAACATTCCTTGATAGAAAGCACGGCCTCTCCGAACCAAAATACTAAAAACGTTTTGGTGAAAGACGACGAACCAGTGGAACCTCTCACTAAAGTAGATCACGAAAGTAATGATGGCACAGATACTTCAATTGGCACTATTAAGGATGACGAAGGTGAAAATGAAAGTGAAAGTGAGACTGATACCGATATATGA
- the NCAS0D03650 gene encoding uncharacterized protein (ancestral locus Anc_6.185) produces the protein MKLSALLSTVALASTSFAAPIDTTASNENLNSTDIPAEAVIGYLDLGSDSDVAMLPFQNSTSNGLLFVNTTIVQQAAQENDDSVGLAKREANAEAGWHWLRLDPGQPLYKREADADAEANWHWLRLDPGQPLYKREAEADAEANWHWLRLDPGQPLYKREADADAEANWHWLRLDPGQPLYKREADADAEANWHWLRLDPGQPLY, from the coding sequence atgaaattatCTGCTCTTTTATCAACAGTTGCTTTGGCTTCAACATCTTTCGCTGCACCAATTGATACAACCGCTTCAAATGAAAACTTGAATTCTACTGATATTCCTGCAGAAGCTGTCATTGGTTACTTAGATTTGGGTTCCGACTCAGATGTTGCAATGCTACCATTCCAAAATAGTACATCCAACGggttattatttgttaataCCACCATTGTTCAACAAGCTGCtcaagaaaatgatgacTCTGTTGGTCTAGCTAAGAGAGAAGCCAATGCTGAAGCTGGATGGCACTGGTTGAGATTGGACCCAGGTCAACCATTGTACAAGAGAGAAGCTGACGCTGATGCTGAAGCTAACTGGCACTGGTTGAGATTGGACCCAGGTCAACCATTGTACAAGAGAGAAGCTGAAGCTGATGCTGAAGCTAACTGGCACTGGTTGAGATTGGACCCAGGTCAACCATTGTACAAGAGGGAAGCTGACGCTGATGCTGAAGCTAACTGGCACTGGTTGAGATTGGACCCAGGTCAACCATTGTACAAGAGGGAAGCTGACGCTGATGCTGAAGCTAACTGGCACTGGTTAAGATTGGACCCAGGTCAACCTCTATATTAA
- the MMS2 gene encoding E2 ubiquitin-conjugating protein MMS2 (ancestral locus Anc_6.187): MSKVPRNFRLLEELEKGEKGLGPESCSYGLADSDDITMTKWNGTILGPPHSNHENRIYSVAIHCGPHYPDAPPTIKFVSKINLPCVDEKTGEVKQASFHTLRDWKRSYTMETLLLDLRKEMASPANKKLKQPKEGTTF, from the exons ATGTCCAAAGT AccaagaaatttcagattATTAGAAGAGCTGGAGAAGGGTGAGAAAGGGCTAGGTCCAGAATCCTGTAGTTATGGCCTTGCAGACAGTGATGATATAACAATGACTAAATGGAATGGAACTATATTGGGTCCTCCTCATAGCAATCACGAAAATAGAATCTATTCAGTGGCGATTCATTGTGGTCCTCACTATCCTGATGCACCACCAACGATAAAGTTTGTTTCTAAGATAAATTTGCCTTGTGTCGATGAGAAAACTGGAGAGGTTAAACAGGCCAGTTTTCATACTCTCCGTGACTGGAAAAGGTCTTACACTATGGAAACTTTATTACTTGATTTGAGAAAGGAGATGGCATCACCAGctaacaagaaattgaagcaACCAAAAGAAGGTACTACTTTTTAA
- the MAD1 gene encoding coiled-coil domain-containing protein MAD1 (ancestral locus Anc_6.188), translating to MSNNASGGSSPFLETPLSPSSANNVESRIPRFNVNGNVAIGEEKEHQILSLQYKLNTIQNEFEIERLQMQRQLNSVDKKYRTTIDELEHALNDTKFLHETNSSLNEELDSLRKDYEELRASRETDFKDLKRQLEDKTQEVDDLKLNYENEISVINSELQNARIASENDKAMLKRYEEQVSSQSLEIRNLNSVILEKDAEISNLKTSGMMNFQQNDTTEELTAINRLFQDQVKFTKQLEEANIKQANELKKLRNVNESYNFYKIENDKLQNRINTFEKLEKNYQDSQLKIVNLESKLAAWDIVDTDQESHMDLDMNNIQNPVDVIRNWKLLKKENLMLIDENSKVTLSSNNLKILNDELAMERNQLLDLNNNYEQNLINMKKLNHELEQQKLLSFEECKLLRKQLDEFDNFVNEAQGEKSKDGNNENYKDLVDEYKNKTEDLTNELKRINEEQRQQNQQQSQTNKKRKTNDSSSLTYYSQRINELQLENSSLVRDVAKKETVITHLEAKLKQLAELKEKKIRILQLRDGPLLKDQFIKRKELELLKAENNDLLSRSGADMIPKSVYETLNFELKKQEDEIFKSTKKFMRLKEIFNKKSLEFIDVVNSLLGFKLEFQQDNKVKIYSCFKPSNYLMVDLVKNTLVSNLNREDVIADWDELLKVWIEDRGQIPCFLATITLRLWEISDMNK from the coding sequence ATGAGCAATAATGCTAGCGGTGGATCTTCACCGTTTCTAGAGACACCATTATCACCTTCCTCGGCCAATAATGTCGAGTCCAGAATCCCAAGATTTAATGTAAATGGTAATGTCGCCATTGGAGAAGAGAAGGAGCACCAGATTCTCTCATTGCAATATAAATTGAATACGATACAAAATGAGTTTGAGATTGAAAGATTACAAATGCAAAGGCAATTGAATTCAGTAGATAAGAAGTATAGGACAACAATTGATGAACTAGAACATGCTCTAAATGACACGAAATTTCTTCACGAAactaattcttctttaaatgaGGAGTTAGACTCtttaagaaaagattatGAAGAGCTGAGAGCCTCCAGAGAAACTgattttaaagatttaaaAAGGCAATTGGAGGATAAGACTCAGGAAGTGGAtgatttgaagttgaattATGAAAACGAGATTTCAGTCATCAATAGTGAATTGCAGAACGCTAGAATTGCAAGCGAAAATGATAAAGCAATGCTAAAACGTTATGAAGAACAAGTATCCAGTCAGTCGTTAGAGATCCGTAACTTAAATAGTGTTATTTTGGAGAAGGACGCAGAGATTTCCAACTTAAAAACTTCTGGAATGATGAATTTCCAACAAAATGATACTACAGAGGAATTGACCGCCATAAATAGATTATTCCAAGATCAAGTGAAATTTACTAAGCAATTAGAAGAGGCAAATATAAAACAAGCAAacgaattgaaaaaattgaggAACGTTAACGAATCCTATAACTTTTACAAGATAGAGaatgataaattacaaaatagAATCaatacttttgaaaaattggaaaaaaattatcagGATAgtcaattgaaaatagtAAACTTGGAATCGAAACTGGCAGCTTGGGATATTGTAGATACTGATCAAGAAAGTCATATGGATTTAGATATGAACAATATACAAAACCCTGTAGATGTCATCCGTAATTGGAAGCTGTTAAAGAAGGAGAATTTAATgttaattgatgaaaattcCAAGGTGACCTTATCGTCAAATAACTTGAAAATACTGAACGATGAATTAGCCATGGAAAGAAACcaattattagatttaaACAACAATTATGAACAAAATCTgataaatatgaaaaaattaaatcatgAATTGGAACAACAGAAATTGTTGTCTTTTGAGGAATGCAAATTACTGAGGAAGCAGCTCGATGAGTTCGATAACTTTGTTAATGAGGCTCAAGGTGAAAAGTCAAAAGATGGTAATAACGAAAACTATAAAGATCTTGTCGATGAATATAAGAATAAAACGGAAGATTTAACTAATGAACTGAAAAGAATCAATGAAGAACAACGACAACAAAATCAACAACAGTCccaaacaaataaaaagagGAAAACAAACGATTCTAGTAGTCTAACGTATTATTCACAGAGAATAAACGAGTTACAATTAGAAAATAGCTCCTTAGTGAGAGATGTTGCAAAAAAGGAGACTGTTATAACACACTTAGAGGCTAAATTGAAACAACTGgcagaattgaaagagaaaaaaataaggaTCTTGCAACTACGTGATGGTCCATTATTAAAAGATCAATTTataaagaggaaagaattGGAGTTATTGAAAGCCGagaataatgatttattaagCCGATCAGGAGCCGATATGATTCCAAAATCAGTTTACGAAACCTTGAATTTcgaattaaagaaacaagaagatgaaatcttcaaatcaacTAAGAAATTCATGAGActaaaagaaattttcaataagaaATCCCTAGAGTTTATTGATGTTGTCAATTCGCTATTGGGATTTAAGTTAGAATTTCAGCAAGATAATAAagtaaaaatatattcatgTTTTAAACCAAGTAACTATCTGATGGTTGATTTGGTAAAAAATACCTtagtttcaaatttgaatagaGAGGATGTTATTGCTGATTGGGACGAATTATTGAAGGTTTGGATAGAAGATCGTGGTCAGATTCCTTGTTTCCTTGCAACTATTACGCTACGTCTCTGGGAAATATCAGATATGAATAAGTAA
- the LCL3 gene encoding Lcl3p (ancestral locus Anc_6.189), with amino-acid sequence MVDSKPSRTSLVANPTYNVIILSGCLTASILTALAAYNKYLRQYKTALEIPKQVFHKRWLYGKVTAVGDGDNFRFFHTPGGVLGGWGLIRAVPALLENDTTIPKTVRKSTSKMWSLPFSFSNRRKMTEKKISKHYMDLKVPYKGKRSLPTLSVRLCGIDAPERAHFGNAAQPFGDEALNFLRYLILGKRVWIKPLAVDQYNRCVARVVYWSWLRGWKDVSLEMLREGMAVVYEGKSTAEFDGREKRYRLYEFISKSKRKGLWIQKKFVTPGQYKNQLKS; translated from the coding sequence ATGGTAGACTCTAAGCCATCACGCACCAGTTTAGTAGCGAATCCAACGTACAATGTCATTATTTTGTCCGGATGTCTCACAGCGTCAATCTTAACGGCGCTTGCAGCATACAACAAATACCTAAGACAGTACAAGACTGCCCTAGAAATACCGAAGCAAGTATTCCACAAAAGATGGCTATACGGTAAAGTTACTGCGGTTGGTGATGGTGATAATTTCCGATTCTTTCATACCCCCGGGGGAGTACTGGGAGGATGGGGTTTGATTAGGGCAGTACCGGCtttattagaaaatgaTACAACCATTCCTAAGACTGTCAGGAAATCCACATCCAAAATGTGGTCCTTACCGTTTTCCTTCTCTAATAGAAGGAAGATGAcggagaagaaaatttcgAAACATTATATGGATTTAAAAGTGCCTTATAAAGGCAAAAGAAGTTTACCTACTCTCTCTGTTAGGTTATGTGGAATAGATGCACCAGAGAGAGCACATTTTGGTAATGCAGCACAACCTTTTGGGGATGAGGCATTGAATTTCCTAAGATATTTGATATTGGGCAAAAGAGTATGGATTAAACCACTTGCTGTGGATCAGTATAATCGATGTGTTGCAAGGGTAGTGTATTGGAGCTGGTTACGAGGTTGGAAAGATGTCAGTTTAGAAATGCTAAGAGAGGGGATGGCTGTTGTATACGAGGGGAAATCTACTGCTGAATTTGATGGCAGAGAAAAAAGATATAGGCTTTATGAGTTCATCTCCAAGtcgaaaagaaaaggactttggattcaaaaaaaatttgttacGCCTGGTCAATATAAGAACCAACTGAAGTCCTAG